The genomic interval GCGTGGGTTCTGTAACGTCCTCTACTAATCAGCACAGAGAATATGCAGGAGACAGGGCCTAAAGGTTTatcgtccttatccgagaagaccTTAACGTCTAACCATacataaatttttaagtaaCCCTGTTATATTACTAACTCCTTTTTCATAGGTCTTTTATCCGCATTGGATGGCAGCAAGAAAATGTCTCCAGGAACTAGAAAATTGAGGTTTCAGATGATGGAAATGAGTAGACGCTGACTTCCCTGTTTTGATTAACACACAGCTGTGGTAAaaataaagggttaaatcatttaaacatgtttttcctatctttgtttccttttttacgGAGGAAAAGCGTCAAAAAACTCAATTTCACGCACCTGCAGCGATCTCTGACGGTGCCACATAATACTATGTAGAAaaggcaaattattttgttgttttcgtttATATGAGTTGCCTCTGAAGAGAACAAAACCCTTGGTACAATTGTTGCCAGATTATACTAAaacttttcttctcaaaaaagaaaaatagtcgAATATAGTTGGAACGCGAAAGCCGCCGCCAACACGCCCGTAGGATATGGGTAACGAGTGCTGTACCCACAATTGTGAAATTTGCTTCTTCTTGGTATGGTATGGTATTTTCACCTCAACACCGCAAATTTTGAGAATACTCTCCACTACCTAGTCACTGGATCTTTCGAATGCCGATCTTTTTGCTAAACAGACCGTAATACTTGGCGGAAGCATCATATTTTGCATATCATACCTTTGCGTCGACCATAACCCCACTTCTCCCCGGTGGGgtgtttttcataatttgaGAGGCTTGACTCAAACGGGTCAAAGGAGGAAGCTATCAGAATTCTAGGTATGTGTAAGAATCTGTCGGCGCCTTTTCAATCTGCGGAGACAAACAGATATCCAATCTACATAACTTTCTCCGCGCAAATAATTTGTTGATAATGTAACAGAAAAATTCTCAAAGAGTGGGTTACTTAATGGATAGCTGCTTGGAGTTAATTAAGTGTCATCGTAGAGAAAAAGTTACCCGAAAGGTTTGAAAATACCAAGCAAAATCGTTATTTCGTAGAAGAGCAAATATATTTTGCGACCAGCTTTATTTATCATGTTGCCTACCATGATAAAATTCCCACGGTTATCTCAGGCTTCACAAAAATATGTTCGTGACTTAACTCTACACGAGCACTACAATTAATTTGCTTAGACTACGAAATTGATTCAAAGCGGTTTCTGCTAGTGGGAGAAATATGGACTGTAAAGATCTGCAGATCTTTAAATTACACCGCGACTATGCAGAATTCACACGCTCATTTCTCCTTATATCGATCACCTCATCCGGcatgttctttcaacaaatacAATAGTGGCGCCATTTAAATggtgaaaatttgtttttcatcaattaatgacattttttcattttttttttgtttttcaatgtcGGCAAGTACCCTGATTTTTCATCGCGGAATTAATGATAACCAGGAGCCCATTCCTGtgataacaaaaatataaaaaaggcactttaattgtttttggGTGGTCACGCTAGTTGTAATTCAATTAAATCTTGCAGGAAGTAATCCCCATAGTTACCAAAGtggcatatatatatatatatatcaatgattacatttacattttaaaacaacaaaacacgagttatttttttgtttgtttacctGATGAGGAAACTGTTTTACGACTTTTGTCCTCgccaaatcaattttttccaaactgcCTTTCGTAGCTAGGTTCAATGTGACGTACATACTCAAAAGCATCGTCCATTCACTGAAATTCAACCAATGAAGGCACCATAAATTTAAACTAAATACAGTTGTTAGGTATGAATGTCTTAGCTTTACATTGCTGAGATCAGGAAGTcatgttttctcttctttgtgGATGGACTCAATGTCTTTAATCATGAATGTACGTAAGAAGGCTACTTTGATCGATAGGTGGTTGTGATTTTGAACTATCCGAGTAATGAACGATTATTCACCAACATGAAAGTAAAAAGTACTCGCTAACAAGAGAATATTGATATTATCTTGTTGTTCATCATGATCGCTTCTGAACTAGCTAAGGAACGTGCGCGAAGAGCACCATTCACCTCTATCGTATACTATCATCATGCAAAGGCTTTGTGCGCGAGTCACGTATTTTCAATTAGTCTTTGGATACTTATTTCTTTCACAGTTGGAGATACGACTTGTCAAACAGGTTTtccgaaaaaatattattttaattatttgaaaTCGAATTACTTGAAATTATATGAATCAAGAGAActtgttaatttcttttagaATGCTGAACTGATTTATTTCTTGTATTGTTTATGAAATATGtgggaaatatatattttttattttttagtctGACTCAAGAAGAAAACTGTAATTTAGAAGATAAAAGTTGATCACGCATTTAATCAAATATTCACGGATACTTTCTCGAAACAGGTGCCTTTATTCAACGCGGTTACTTAGAAAAAAGATTCAAAGTTGTTAAATATTGAAGTAAAAAAGCATGTAAATATCCATCTTCTCAACCAACTTCTAAATAACTTGTTGAAGGACAGTTTTCAAGAGAAATTTCGTGGTTTGTCATCCTACAACTGAGTAAACTGTTTAAGCTGAAGTTTACAGAAGGTACGATTGACACAAACCATTTCGACGGCGACATCTGTCTTCATACGGCAGTTTGTGAGTTACACGCAGTCTATTATATCTCAATCAGCATCGCACTCACTATTTGTAAAGCGAGGATATTTGTAATATTTGTAATATTCTCATGGTTGCTGCAAGAAATTTTCTGACGTATTGCGTGATAAAGTTAATATTAATTCCAACGGTAAATAAGCGCTTATATTACCATATTACAGCAAGCACTGAGCGGATGTGTACAGGTGTAGAAGGCTGTTTTCGTCAAAACAATTAACATTTCTCCCAGAGGAAGCAAACAAAGATATACTAGGTTCTCAATAGCAAAACACTGTTGCGTGCGTTAGCTCGAAGGGGCTTCTTCGTTGGTCTAACCCCTATGAGAGTGTTGTGACACAGCTTTACAACAAGAAGTCATGGCAGCCATAGGAAATGCTTCGTTTAATCACCTCGAATTGAGTTTAAACAACGAGACGTCCTCTGAACAGTGCCGTAATGGAATAAGTCACAGTCACGTTTCTATCGCAGTGtatgttttctctcttttagGGTCCCTAATAGGAAACTTCCTTTTGATCGTCGCTTCTgcaaggataaaagaaaaacggCTACTCTTGATTACTAACATGGCTGCATCCGACCTACTTGTGGCGATCTTTTTACTTCCTCGCtttattaaaatagaaatcacCGGGTCCAATGCTTTCCTCGTTCACGGAACTGCAGGCACAATTCTTTGCAAAATGTGTACTTTCCTCAGCGATATGTCGTTATCTGTTTCAACCCTGAGCTTAGTCATGATCGCCGTTGAGCGCTTCCTTGCAGTTGCATATCCTCTTGTCTATAGATCTACCTCCTCCAAGAGGTGCCGCATTTTCGTCGCTTCAACTTGGGCCTTGGCCGCAGCGTTTCACTCACCATATTTTTATACTTCTCGGCTGGTCAGAGTTGTTGGCAATCAAAGTCATGATATTGAAGTATGTCAACAGAGCTGGGAACCAGCTTTCAATGACAGATTAGCACATCGTCGTTACGGCATCTTTCTATATACGACCGTGTTGATTCTACCATTGCTTCTTATTTCCTGTTTGTACATTGTTATCGCTTTCCACGCTCAGAATGACAAAATGTTGACGTGTCGAAGTGAAAGGGGAACGAAACAGAGACGGGATTGCACTCGAAATCTTCTTAGGATGGCCATCGCCactatcatttcctttctcgTCTGTTGGACGTTGCATATTGTGATAAGTTTTATAAACCTTATTTCACCTTGGGTGGTTCCTAATTGTAACAAAAGCTTCATGGCAGTTTCTTACATCGCAGATTTATTGGCAAGTTGTTATTGTGCAGTTAATCCATGGCTCTGCTTTTTATTCATTCCAAGATTTTTCTGTGAATTAAGAGTAATGACGGGTAAAAGAAATATTAGATATTCTAGAGCAGAGGGTATAAAAATGAAGAGGTTGCGAGGGTCTGATCCAAGCAATATTCGGCTCCGCAATTTAGAGAACAGTTCCCATTAGTCTTGATATCAAGAATCAGCAAAAAATATCCTGCATAGATAATTCCGTGGACATTCTACCACGGACATAAGCAGAGCAACTCAggttcaatttttgaaaacgagTAACGCGTGAATTGAAGAAGACTGTTTTAATATAGTATATGACGcatttaacaaacagattctATGTTGCCGGTGTCTTTAAAGCGGTAGATCACAAAGAGGACTTCAAAATATGACCAAAATAATTAGGCACAGGGTAGCCGAGCGCGTGACTGATGTTCATGTTACCATGGTTGCACGTCTTAAgtgttttatgtttttattcctGGAGAGACCCTTCACAAACATAGAATTTAGTTGTTTAATTCTATTAGTCAATTAAGAAACAATATGATTTTTATGGTGGCGTCATCAATGCGtcttttttcgtaaaattttcAATATAGCTGAGAGGAATATGTCAAGGAAtagtaaaacaaaaagttgcAGGCTGCGTTTTGATATTATTTGGCTGAAACGTCGATGTTCGCGGCAAATGTAATATGATAATGAAATCAGACATATAGAATGTACAAAATATATGACGTAATGAAAGTATGATTTAAACTATACCAAAAATAACTTCATTATCATGCTTGATAGTTCTGCTTTTCCTCAAATCTTTTTCGAATTTTTCCGAATTTTCCCCTTCTTCGTTTCCGAAattgttttcactgtttttcttaTCCTTTTTCCCGTCTTTTTCACAATTCTACAACATTTGTAAATCAATTTCATGGATTCACCTCCAACATTTCTACagctgaaaaaattaatcaaatacctttgaaaataatcaagCCCATAAAGATGTCGCTGTAATCCATTCCTGGATCAGAAAGCTTTCAATCAGGTCCTCATGTTTTGTACAATCGTTTTTTACCGGATGAGGAAAAAACATGGCTTAACACATGTACAGGGAAATACTCAGTTGTCATTTCAAGGCGCCCTTTGTAACGAAAGGGATCCCCAGATAGGGGTACTTCAGAGTGGAAAAAAAGAATTAGGACAAAGGCGAGGAGAATCTTCATAAAACTGTCGAAGTAAAGAGGACAAGGAAAAATCCGGAAAAGAGAATACAGGATAAAAGTGAAAATAGTGTAAGGTTAAGTGGTAGGAAAAAAGCTGGGGAAAAGATAAGAAAATATTCGGGAAAAAACGGGGGGAAATGGAAGAAATAGTCGAGGGAAAAGttggggaaattaaaaataggGAAAAAGTCACGAAAGGTGGGAATAAATGTCATGAAAAAAGACACACTGTCCGCACTTAATTCTCAAGCGTGTTTTCGATGAATTTATAAGACACTGGCGAAGATTGAGATATTTAGAGTTACCATGAGTATCCAATCATGAAAAGATGAAATGGGTAATACAGTGGTGAAGATTAGATCACCAGAAGAAACAAATCCCTTATTGGACTGTTTTAGCGGCTGAGGAAATTGACAGTTGACTCGAAAATGTATGTCCAccacaaataattttctattcGCTAAAAGTAAGCCAAGGTTGTAAACTTAAGCCGAGTTCTGAGTAAGTAGATCGAGGGGCTCAGAAGAGTTCACTCTGTAGAATTATGCTTCCTAAACACACAaatggatattttaaaatatcattgGGAAAGTACAATAACAGTGTAGGAGATGCATGCTGCACAAAAAAATGTCCATAATCCACgaggaaaaatattaaaaacgtGACGTCACTTCAGACGCAATGGTTACCACGACATGAAATTCACACCggtgcaattttgtttttcttttattaaacgTTTACCTGTATGTGTTAGATTGTTATCGTTACATTCTTTACCATCTTGATAAGGAACATTTAATACACGGCATTTTGTGGTTTTACTCCAACCTTGCATTTTCAAGTGATACTTTTTGGGTAAGAAATACTGTTGTAACAATTTTCTCAGGAATGCTCGGTACACGGTATTTTTCGCTGTTAGTTTGTCCTTCCATGGGGTGTTTTATTTAGTGATGGTGGCGATGACGGTTAGTTATGACACTAGCGCTTACCAGTGCCTACTGTGGAGCGTTACTGAAGTATGGAGAGACGCAAGGAGAAACATGTCTAAGTTGTGACTCCATAACGTAAGGACCAGGTGTAACTGGTATCCCTGTGACTGTGAGTTGACCATCTGCCACTGGGTTGTGGTTTGCAAAACATTGATGACTGGCCATCCCCATCATATCTAAGCAAAGcgggaaataaaaaatttgcaaacacGTCAGTAGCAGTAAGTGACATATAAACCATCAAAAGTGAGAAGTTTCTTGCCGAAGATGGTGATCGAAGCGATATACATGTAGTTGTACGTTATGGGCACATAGAGAAATAGACTTTTAGTTGTTTATTCGTGAAAGTGCCCTAATCAAATCGTACATTGTTTACATTTTTACCTAAGTTAGAGGTGTTACAGGACATTTGAACAGAGAGACCAGCCTTCGTTTCCAAATTTTCATcgttcattt from Pocillopora verrucosa isolate sample1 chromosome 14, ASM3666991v2, whole genome shotgun sequence carries:
- the LOC131779624 gene encoding QRFP-like peptide receptor, with amino-acid sequence MAAIGNASFNHLELSLNNETSSEQCRNGISHSHVSIAVYVFSLLGSLIGNFLLIVASARIKEKRLLLITNMAASDLLVAIFLLPRFIKIEITGSNAFLVHGTAGTILCKMCTFLSDMSLSVSTLSLVMIAVERFLAVAYPLVYRSTSSKRCRIFVASTWALAAAFHSPYFYTSRLVRVVGNQSHDIEVCQQSWEPAFNDRLAHRRYGIFLYTTVLILPLLLISCLYIVIAFHAQNDKMLTCRSERGTKQRRDCTRNLLRMAIATIISFLVCWTLHIVISFINLISPWVVPNCNKSFMAVSYIADLLASCYCAVNPWLCFLFIPRFFCELRVMTGKRNIRYSRAEGIKMKRLRGSDPSNIRLRNLENSSH